A genomic segment from Candidatus Korarchaeum cryptofilum OPF8 encodes:
- the rpiA gene encoding ribose-5-phosphate isomerase RpiA: protein MIEFEKRLVAREALKLIGDVKLLGLGSGSTVAIFVEELAKSDKAGKIKVIPSSKQIEEVARNQGLEVIYPDGERPEITVDGADEIDSNLNLLKGGGGALLREKVLAYNSSTYVIIADHTKLVEKLCSKRALPVEVLPYGVSWTLGNLIKRFNCDARIRIKDLSPFITDNGNVIVDINCPPLEDPASMESEVKGVPGVVEVGIFVGLADLVLIARGSEVKVLRQGF from the coding sequence ATGATAGAGTTCGAGAAGAGATTAGTCGCTAGGGAAGCGCTCAAATTGATAGGTGATGTGAAGCTATTGGGCCTCGGCTCCGGATCTACAGTCGCTATATTTGTTGAGGAATTAGCAAAATCGGATAAAGCGGGCAAAATAAAAGTTATACCATCATCCAAACAGATAGAGGAAGTAGCTAGGAATCAGGGACTTGAGGTGATCTATCCTGATGGTGAGAGGCCAGAGATAACGGTAGATGGTGCGGATGAGATAGATAGCAATTTGAACTTGCTCAAGGGGGGAGGGGGCGCTTTACTGAGGGAAAAAGTTCTGGCATACAACAGTTCAACTTACGTCATTATAGCGGATCACACGAAATTAGTGGAAAAGCTCTGCTCAAAGAGGGCTCTCCCCGTTGAAGTATTACCTTATGGGGTCTCCTGGACCCTCGGTAATCTAATTAAGAGATTTAATTGCGATGCGAGGATCAGGATTAAGGATCTCTCACCTTTCATAACTGATAACGGTAATGTGATAGTGGACATAAACTGCCCTCCCTTGGAGGATCCTGCTTCCATGGAGAGCGAGGTGAAGGGGGTACCGGGAGTCGTCGAGGTAGGTATATTCGTCGGCCTAGCGGACCTGGTCTTAATAGCGAGGGGAAGCGAGGTCAAGGTCTTACGCCAGGGTTTTTAA